DNA sequence from the Geobacter sp. AOG2 genome:
ATCGCTTTTATGGATGTCGCTGGAGCGGTTTCTTCCGCTAAATGTGATCTCATGGACTCTGAATTCCCAAAAGTTCAGAGCAATTTACCTGCGTTGATTGATGCAGGTAACACATCTGATAATGGCAGCACGGAAGGATACACGGTAGTCTACGATAAAGACCGTATGCTGGAATCCATATGGGTCGCGCATTATCTGATTTATCAAAAATTTATTCAACTGGCTGATAAATCAATAACAATAGATATATGCTCAGGGACTGGGGCTGGCACCAAACTGATTTCGGAATATACAGAAAAACCAACTATTGGAGTTGATTATTCTGCAGATGCGATACAATTGGCTACTGCCAATAATTCATCAGTCAATACAGACTATTATAGGCTTGACCTGAATGAGTATCAGGATATCTGCAAGCTTAAAGACGTAATTCGCAACGGAAAGGTCAAACAGGCTTTTTTCATAGAAGGGATAGAACACCTTAAATTTCCATATGAAATAGTATTATCTCTTCTTGAAGCAGGTGTGGAAAAAGTATTTATATCAACTCCAATCGTCCACGACAACGAGGTCAATGACGAACATTTTCATATCACTCCATTTACAGACTCATATAGTTCAAATTTTTTCGACAGATTTAAGGCCGATATAGTTTCCTACTGTAAATACATAAGTTTGGATACTATTAAAAAAGAGCTTGATCATGGATATACCTTAGATTTTTTTATGGGGAACTACTTCACGGATATCAAGCCCAAATGCGGCAATTATTTGATAAAAATAACGCAATAAAATAACTGTGGAGACATTATGATTTATCTTAACGCAGAGGTCGTCAGCGGGTTGGGCGAGGATACCTTCTGGACTTGGTTCAAAAGAGAATTTCCCAGCAGTTTGTTCGAGAACCCGGAGAGATTTCAGAACAATGACGTGGTTATGCGTTATTCCACGTTAGGCTTTTTGAACAAGGTACCGGTCAAAAGCGTTGCGCTCCTTTGGGAATTGCTCCCTGAAATGAAGATCGTGTTCAATTCAAACGAATGGGACGGAAAGCTCAATCAAATATACCACTGCGCGAAATACTGCACGTACCGGGTGGTTGCCTCACCGCTGGCCAAGCCGTATTACAGCCAGTTCGGCACGGTTGACATCATCCCTATCGGGGTAAACACCGACCTGTTCAGGCCCATGAACGCCAAGAACGAACTGCGCGACAAGTATGGCATTCCACGCAACGCGAAGGTCGGCTTCTGGGGCGGGACAACCCACCCCATGAAGGGATTTGGACGCCTCCGGGAATGGGCAAGCGAGCATCCGGATATCCACTGGGTCATTGTGTGGAAACACGAACAGGAAGCCTCTAATATGCCGGGTGCGAGCAACTTTACGCTCGTCGGCCAGGATATGCTGGCGGAGCTTATGAACTGCGCCGACTTCATGCTCTGCTGCGGGATGCTCAAGCCGTTCTATATGGTCGAATGGGAAGCCATGGCGTGTAATCTCCCCGTAATCATTCTGGACGGCACCCAGAAGGATTTCTCCCCTTCGCAGAACCCCCGCGACGATATCTTCCGCCTGGGATGGGACCGCTCGTCGGTCAAAAAAACATGGGCTTCATACTTGGAGCAAAGGGGTATTACATGGTGAGAATATCGATTGCTGCCCTGATCTATAAATCAACCCGTTTTGCAGAGTGGCTCTATGATTCCATCCAGGAATTCACCCCGCAACTCCAGACCGGCGAGGCCGAGTTTTTCTTTGTCGCAAACGACCCCACGGACAAGCTGGTTACCTTCCTTCAGCAAAAAGGGTACCCCCATTACGTAAACTATAATCCGCCCAAAACGGAAGAGGAGCTGTTCCGGCTCGGCTACGGGGCTCCTGAATATATTCACCGGGTGTACCGGGGGTGGAACCAGGCCGTTCTCCATGCCAAGGGCGAACTCGTCGTCCTTCTGAACAGCGATAATTACGTGTCTCCCGATTGGCTCGAAAACCTGCTGAAATACATGGGGCGCGATAAAGTCGTCTGTTCGCAGTTGGTGGAGCGCAAGCACCCGAAATACGATGTTTTCCCCGGAGCCTATCACGCCGAATTCGGCTCTCATCCCGACAATTTCGACAAGCCGGGGTTTCTGAATTTCGTGCTCCGGCATAAAATTACCGGCCTCAGGCAGGCCGGTGCCTATATGCCCTGCATGTTTTTCAAGGATCAGGCGTTGCAGGTCGGGCTTTACCCGGAAGGGAACCTGGCCGGCAGTTCTTTCAATGATGTAACCGGTTATGGGGATGACGTGTTCTTCAAGAGGCTTGCACAGATCGGCGTGCAACACGTGACCGCCCTTGATTCCATTGTGTACCACTTAAAAGAAGGCGAAATGGATTACGATGTTCCAGATGGCCAGCCCAACCAACAGAGTAATGAACTGTTTTCATCCGGCCTGGACCACTTGGCAAAAGCCGTAGCGTGCTTTTACGAGGCCATAAACCTTGATCCGGGGATAGCGGCGAAGAGTTCGGAAGCCCTCAAAATAGTGGATGTTATAAAAAGGTATGACGCACTCCAGAAAATAAAATCCGATACCTACTCCGGCGGGCGTTAAAAGTAATTCGTAGTTCATCATGGTATAGCCACCAATCGGGTTGGATTGTTTCAAGACGAGAGTATAACCAGAAGTTTCGTCAAAACAGGCAGTTGACAGAATGGTATGTTATATGACCCCATTTTTTTCGATCCTCGTCCCAACCTATAATCAAGCACAGTATCTTCCGGCAGCCCTCGACAGCCTCCATGCCCAGACCTATCCTTCTTGGGAGGCGGTCATTGTCAATGACGGTTCAAGCGACGGCACGCCTCGGGTCATGGAAACCTATGCCGGTCGGGATGCACGTTTCAGGCCCGTTCACAAGGCAAACGGAGGTGTTGCGACAGCCCTGAACGAGGGGCTTCGCCACGCTCGTGGCGAATGGATCTGCTGGCTCTCTTCGGACGATCTGTTCGAGCCGGATGCTTTGGCCGCCTTTTTCGAAGCGATACGGCTCCATCCCGATGCCCGGTTTTTCCACAGCGAGTTTTCCGAGATGGACGACCTGTCCGGTATCCGCACGCCGTCCGCTCCCGACCGCCGTCTGCACCTACCCGATGAGGCGACCCAGGTAATCGCGTTCTTCCGCGCCAACTATGTGCACGGTATCAGTATTGCCGTTCATCGGTCGGTTTTTGAGGAGGTCGGTGCTTTCAATCCCGATTTGCGCAACGCCCAGGATGTGGATATGTGGTTGCGCATCAGCGCCCGCTACCGGTTGTATCACATCAACCGCCGCACCTGCATAACCAGGGTGCATGGCGGCATGGGGACGGTCGGTTTTGCCGAGGCGGGGCCCATGGATGTCGCCCGCTCCTGCCTGGATTTCCTCAACAGGAACCGGTTCGCCGCCCTGTTCCCGTTCCTGGATTTTCAGCAACCGGAACATCTGGTCAAGGCCGTTAACGCCACAATGCAGACAATGATGGCGCTACAGGCGGATATGTACCGGGGCATCGGCTATGTGCCGGCCTTGCTGGAGCGCTTCGGCGAGTGGCTGTGGCGCGACTGCGATGATACCGTCCGGGAGGTCATTATCAAAGCGCTGGTCCCCGTGGCGGAATCGCTCAGGGCTTCGCTGCCCGAGCGGCTGTTGTCGGCACTTGATGCCATCATGACGCGGAAAAATGGCGATGGCGCCGATTACCGGCCTTATGACTATTACCGTGAGTTTGCCGGGCATTATCAGGAACTTCTGACGACCGGCAAACGGGACGAGGCCGGGGTGCTCGAACGCTACATGAAGCTCCAAAAGGGGGAGGGGGCCGAGCGGTTGGACCGGGAGTTGAGGTGGATCTCCGAGGCAGCGAAGGCGAGGATCGATTCGCCGGCCCACGCCACCATGAGGGGCAGCAGGCTGGCGCACCGCTGGCTCGATGGTTTGCGGGGGCTTGAAATAGGCGCGTCCGCGCTTAATGCCTTCGGATTGGATACTCGCAACGTCGGGATGCGCGACGCCATATACGAAGCGGAACAGATGCGGCTCGCCGGCACGGTTGCGCCGGTTCACATCGAGTCGCTGGCCGACGATATTCCTGTTGCAGATGAATCCGAGGATTTCATCTTTTCCTCCCATGTCATAGAGCATTGCCCGAATCTCATCAAAACCCTGCTCGAATGGTTCAGGATCGTAAGGAAAGACGGCCTTATCTATATGATCGTGCCGCACCGCACAGCCTCCCCCTCCGATACCGGCCGTCCCCTCACCGAATGGCAGCACATCCTGGCGGATTTTACAAACCAGGCCGACGGCCGTTCGGAGCCGGAGGCGGGGCAGCTCGGCCATTGCCACTACCATGTCTTCGACATCGCCGGGATGCGGGGCTTTATTGATGAGGTCTTCGGCAGGCGCCTGGAACTGGTGGATTATCAGGAGGTTGACGACAAGATCGGTAACGGGTTCACCTTGGTGTACCGAAAAACCGCCTCTCTTGCGGAGTCGCAGCCGTGGCCGTACTGGGAACAACTGGTTGCACAGAAAGCCCAGAAGCATGCGTCGTCGGCAGCAATCGTCAATATCGGCATGGTTACCTACAACCGGCTTGAGTTTACCCGGCAAGCCATCGACGCCCTGGTGAGATTCACCGATTATCCCTATGTCCTGACCGTTGTGGATAATAACAGCGGGGACGGAACCCGGGAGTATCTGCGGGAGATGAAGGCACAGGGGGTGATTTCCAACCTGGTGCTGCTCGACGAGAATATCGGGGTGGCGAAAGCTTCCAACATGGCCTGGAGTCTCGTGCCCGATGCCGGGTACTACCTCAAGCTGGACAACGATATCGTCATCCAGAAGCACGGCTGGCTTTCCGCCATGGTGCGCATTCTGGAGGACATCCCCCAGTTGGGTGCCCTGGCCTACAGTTTCGAGCCCACCTCCTATCCGCTCCACAGCCTGAACGGGCACACCGTCCGCCTCAAGAACGGCAACCTGGGCGGGGCGTGTTTCCTGATCCCGGCCCGGACGCGGGAGCGGCTCGGCTACTGGTGCGAGGATTACGGCCTGTATAGCGAAGAGGATTTCGACTACTGCTACCGCATGTACCTTGCCGCCATCCAGTTCGCCTACATGGAAGACGAACACATCGGGTTTCATCTGCCGGCGGGGCGGGCGGCAAAGATCGATGAAATGAGCCTGGAAGCGGCCGACGGCGTCGAGGAGGAGCAGCAGCAGGCGTACCGCCTGTGGAAGGACGAGATCCGCCGCCAGACCATCCGGAGCGGCCTGCGCGACAGCAACCTCCTGGCCTACAAAAACGGCACGAAGCCGCTGTATGCCAAATCAGAGGCCGCTGAATGGTGGACCGGACAGGGAAGGCCGGGGCTATGCGTTCCAGAACCTCCCGCAACGTCACATGGCGCTACTCCCCTGAGGGTCGCCGTATTTTCTCACGACGACAGCAGCCATGCCTGCGGCTATTACCGTCTGTACTCCCCTGCCCGGGCCCTGCTGGCCGAGGCGGAATTCCGCTGGCCGGTGAAAACCGAGGGGGGCTCGTTCAAGATCGACCTGGAGGGGTTGGACAAGAGCGATCTGTTCATCATTCAGCGGTTTTTCCCCCACGAGATGTCCATGCCGGTCATCAGGCAACTGATGGCCACGGGCAAGCCGGTTGTCTTCGAGGTGGACGATTACATCACGGCCATTCCACGGTCGAACCCGAGTTACGAATGGGCCCAGCAATGTATCGGCCACATGGAAGAGTGCATACGGGACTGCGATGCCGTCACCGTTTCCACCGGTGCGCTCAAAGAAGTCTTCAGCCGTCTGAACCCCTCCATATTCGTGCTGCCGAACCTCATCGACGACACCCTGTGGGAGCAGCCTGCTCCTCCGTCCGGCGAAGGAAAGATTGTCATCGGTTTTACCGGCACCAATACCCATATCCCCGACATCGCCTTTCTGGAAGAAACTCTGGATCGGATCGCTGTTGCACACCCCGGCAAGGTCACCTTCACCTTCATGGGGTGTGCTACGGAGCGGCTCTCGCGACTCCCCGGTTTCAGGTTCATTCCATTCGAGACCACCTACCAGGCCTACGCGCGCACCCTTCAGCAGGTTCCGATGGATATCGCCCTCGTGCCGTTAGAAAATAACGTCTTCAACCGCTGCAAAAGCAACGTGAAGTGGTTGGAGTACTCCGCATGCGGCATTGCCGGTGTCTATGCCGATCTCCCGCCCTATAACACCACGGTAGAACACGGCGTCACCGGGGTCCTGGCCGGGAACGATCCGCAACAATGGTTCGGTGCCATCGATCTGCTGATCCGAAACCGTGAACTGCGGCGTTCCATTGCGGCAAACGCTCGCCGGAAGGTATTGTCCGAATATACCATGATAAAGGGGGCGCATCGCTGGCTCGATGTCTATCGGCAGGTCATCGCGGCCAAGGGGGGACAGCCACACCATAGTGCATCAGCCGGTGAAGTTATGAACTCCGGTTCCTTTGTCGCCAAGCCGGAACCGGCCGTCTTGGTTTCAATAATCATCCCGCTGTTCAATCAGGTTGCCCTTACGAGGCGGTGCCTGGAAGCCCTTTCGCAAACGATCGGAGCTTCGATCTCGCACGAAATCATTCTCGTCGATAACGCTTCGACCGATGCCACCGGCGAATATCTGCGTTCATCAGGAAACAGCGCAACCATTATCAGGAACAGTTCAAACCTTGGGTTTGCCAGGGCCTGCAACCAGGGGGCCAGGGCCGCCCGGGGGAAATACCTGCTCTTCCTCAATAACGATACGGTGCCTCAACCGGGCTGGCTTGAACCCTTGATCCGCGCGCTGGAAGACGACCCGTCCGTGGCCGCCGCCGGGAGCAAGCTTCTGTACCCCGATGGCACCATCCAGCATGCCGGAGTGGTGATGGTCGATAACCGCGCCGGTAATGACCCCTTGTGCGGCGAGCATATCTGGCGGGGCCGGCCGGGCGACCTCCCGGAGGCAAACCAGCCGTATCGCTATCAGGCCCTGACGGCCGCCTGTCTGCTGGTGAGGCGGGCTGCCTTTGAGGCGGTGCAGGGCTTCGACGAGAACTATTGGAACGGCTATGAGGACGTGGATCTTTGCTTCAAGCTGGGACGTCATGGATGGCAACTGGTCTATCAGCCGCAGAGTGTCGTGATCCACCACGAGTCCAAGAGCGGTCCGGAGCGTTTCTCCCGGGTAGCCGGGAACATCGAACTTCTGCATCGCACATGGCTGGGAAGGATAACGCCGGATATGGTGATCCGGGCCGACGGGAGGGTCGAGCAGACAGGATCGGCCATCGGACCCTATGGAGCGGAAGTGGCGCGGCCGGCACCGCGCGTGTCCATCGTTATCCCCCTGTACAATCAGGCGCAACTGACAAAGGCCTGTGTGGAGGCGGTGCTTGCAACAGCCGGCGATCCGGAATGCTATGAGCTGATCCTGGTGGATAATGGTTCCTGGGACTGGACGAGGGAATATGTGAAAAGCCTTGGTGATTCGGTCACTGCCATCACAAACAGCGACAATCTCGGGTTTGCCAGGGCCTGTAACCAGGGAGCCCAGGTCGCCAGGGGCGAGTACTTGCTGTTTCTCAACAACGATACCATCCCTCGCTCCGGCTGGCTGGAGGCCCTGCTGGCGGGGGTGGATGCGGATGGGGCGGAC
Encoded proteins:
- a CDS encoding glycosyltransferase, which translates into the protein MTPFFSILVPTYNQAQYLPAALDSLHAQTYPSWEAVIVNDGSSDGTPRVMETYAGRDARFRPVHKANGGVATALNEGLRHARGEWICWLSSDDLFEPDALAAFFEAIRLHPDARFFHSEFSEMDDLSGIRTPSAPDRRLHLPDEATQVIAFFRANYVHGISIAVHRSVFEEVGAFNPDLRNAQDVDMWLRISARYRLYHINRRTCITRVHGGMGTVGFAEAGPMDVARSCLDFLNRNRFAALFPFLDFQQPEHLVKAVNATMQTMMALQADMYRGIGYVPALLERFGEWLWRDCDDTVREVIIKALVPVAESLRASLPERLLSALDAIMTRKNGDGADYRPYDYYREFAGHYQELLTTGKRDEAGVLERYMKLQKGEGAERLDRELRWISEAAKARIDSPAHATMRGSRLAHRWLDGLRGLEIGASALNAFGLDTRNVGMRDAIYEAEQMRLAGTVAPVHIESLADDIPVADESEDFIFSSHVIEHCPNLIKTLLEWFRIVRKDGLIYMIVPHRTASPSDTGRPLTEWQHILADFTNQADGRSEPEAGQLGHCHYHVFDIAGMRGFIDEVFGRRLELVDYQEVDDKIGNGFTLVYRKTASLAESQPWPYWEQLVAQKAQKHASSAAIVNIGMVTYNRLEFTRQAIDALVRFTDYPYVLTVVDNNSGDGTREYLREMKAQGVISNLVLLDENIGVAKASNMAWSLVPDAGYYLKLDNDIVIQKHGWLSAMVRILEDIPQLGALAYSFEPTSYPLHSLNGHTVRLKNGNLGGACFLIPARTRERLGYWCEDYGLYSEEDFDYCYRMYLAAIQFAYMEDEHIGFHLPAGRAAKIDEMSLEAADGVEEEQQQAYRLWKDEIRRQTIRSGLRDSNLLAYKNGTKPLYAKSEAAEWWTGQGRPGLCVPEPPATSHGATPLRVAVFSHDDSSHACGYYRLYSPARALLAEAEFRWPVKTEGGSFKIDLEGLDKSDLFIIQRFFPHEMSMPVIRQLMATGKPVVFEVDDYITAIPRSNPSYEWAQQCIGHMEECIRDCDAVTVSTGALKEVFSRLNPSIFVLPNLIDDTLWEQPAPPSGEGKIVIGFTGTNTHIPDIAFLEETLDRIAVAHPGKVTFTFMGCATERLSRLPGFRFIPFETTYQAYARTLQQVPMDIALVPLENNVFNRCKSNVKWLEYSACGIAGVYADLPPYNTTVEHGVTGVLAGNDPQQWFGAIDLLIRNRELRRSIAANARRKVLSEYTMIKGAHRWLDVYRQVIAAKGGQPHHSASAGEVMNSGSFVAKPEPAVLVSIIIPLFNQVALTRRCLEALSQTIGASISHEIILVDNASTDATGEYLRSSGNSATIIRNSSNLGFARACNQGARAARGKYLLFLNNDTVPQPGWLEPLIRALEDDPSVAAAGSKLLYPDGTIQHAGVVMVDNRAGNDPLCGEHIWRGRPGDLPEANQPYRYQALTAACLLVRRAAFEAVQGFDENYWNGYEDVDLCFKLGRHGWQLVYQPQSVVIHHESKSGPERFSRVAGNIELLHRTWLGRITPDMVIRADGRVEQTGSAIGPYGAEVARPAPRVSIVIPLYNQAQLTKACVEAVLATAGDPECYELILVDNGSWDWTREYVKSLGDSVTAITNSDNLGFARACNQGAQVARGEYLLFLNNDTIPRSGWLEALLAGVDADGADIVGGKLLYPNGRVQHAGVAFNKNGIGYHIFKNFPADAPAVNKKRLMQCVTAACLLVSKRLFVELGGFDEHFHNGFEDVDFCLRAGQSGRRVLYTPHAVVVHHEEQSEGRKRFDAQNMQRYLERWQGKVRYDDEEFYRAEGFSVQWHADGSCTIRQRPAEAPRAAGRYPLVPLVGSYAETPLARLSASPRMKAVLKAYSGGSGTKDIPTL
- a CDS encoding class I SAM-dependent methyltransferase, with the translated sequence MTTNLDIIPLIKQFISPEVATVLDVGCGFLDSHYDLYEHDLLWTCFAGKDIVGIDAFGPNIQKREQFGPKGVYLEMMAEDIDVLAPRDLVICHHVLEHLSKDSFDKVMKSILSLAKKQIIIGGPIGYVDNSYHVEFTGNQYEKHEIGLDPEYFKKLGFKVYYLPPVFIAFMDVAGAVSSAKCDLMDSEFPKVQSNLPALIDAGNTSDNGSTEGYTVVYDKDRMLESIWVAHYLIYQKFIQLADKSITIDICSGTGAGTKLISEYTEKPTIGVDYSADAIQLATANNSSVNTDYYRLDLNEYQDICKLKDVIRNGKVKQAFFIEGIEHLKFPYEIVLSLLEAGVEKVFISTPIVHDNEVNDEHFHITPFTDSYSSNFFDRFKADIVSYCKYISLDTIKKELDHGYTLDFFMGNYFTDIKPKCGNYLIKITQ
- a CDS encoding glycosyltransferase family 2 protein — protein: MVRISIAALIYKSTRFAEWLYDSIQEFTPQLQTGEAEFFFVANDPTDKLVTFLQQKGYPHYVNYNPPKTEEELFRLGYGAPEYIHRVYRGWNQAVLHAKGELVVLLNSDNYVSPDWLENLLKYMGRDKVVCSQLVERKHPKYDVFPGAYHAEFGSHPDNFDKPGFLNFVLRHKITGLRQAGAYMPCMFFKDQALQVGLYPEGNLAGSSFNDVTGYGDDVFFKRLAQIGVQHVTALDSIVYHLKEGEMDYDVPDGQPNQQSNELFSSGLDHLAKAVACFYEAINLDPGIAAKSSEALKIVDVIKRYDALQKIKSDTYSGGR